In the genome of Pseudanabaena mucicola str. Chao 1806, the window CAGAAACTAAAAAGAGATCTTGAAGCCAGTAGAGATCGCACTAATGTGCCGAGCGACGTAGTCAATAATAAGTCCCAAAATCAACCTGTAAATTCCCCTATTGCTGTAGCCATGTCTCAGGGGAAGACACAGCTAAAACTGTTTAAGGCTATGCCCCCCGAAGACCTAAAACTAATACAGGGGATTTTTGGGATTGAAACCTATTACCTCACTGAGACGGTTCCCTATCAAGAGGGTGTGATTTTTAAAGGTAATTTACGTGGTGAGCCTGATGTTGTTCATGATCGCCTAGCGGGCTCTTTGCGTGATCGACTTGGTGATAAGTACAATCTGTTTTTGGTAGAAGGTCAAGACCGCAGACCTGTGGTGATTGTGCTGCCCCATCGAGATATTGGTATTGATAATGACACGATTCCGCAAAGAGTTTTGATTGCGGTATTGATTTTTGCCAATGCCTACACAGCATTGAGCTTAGGCGCACAGGTTGCAGGTATTCCCAACGCCCAGACTGCTCAAGACTATTTAGCAGGATTGCCCTTTGCTCTTGGTATTGCCTTGATTTTGGTGGTACGTGAATTGGCGATGCGATTTATGGCTAATAAATATAAGGTCAAGCTGAGTATGCCATTTCTCTTACCTTCATCGCAGTTAGGCTCCTTTGGTGCGTTTAGTCGCATTTTTTCACCCTTACCCAATCGTTTGGCTCTTTTTGATATTGCGATCGCCCCAGCAGTTACCAGTGGCTTGTTATCTTTGATCATTCTGATTACTGGTTTATATCTATCGGCGATTGGCATGGGCAGTGTGGAGATTCCGAGTCAGATTTTCCAAGCTTCCGTATTAGCAGGAACTCTTGCGAAGCTATTTCTCGGTGATGCTCTCCATAATAATTTGATCTCAATTCATCCTCTAGTAATTTTGGGTTGGCTTGGCTCTGCGATTACGGCTCTAAACTTGATGCCTGCGGGACAGTTAGATGGTGGTCGTATTGTCCAATCCGTTTATGGTCGGAGGGTCGCCAGTTGGACGACGGTACTAACGCTAATTTTCTTGGTAATTGCCACAGTGATTAATCCCCTTGCGCTATATTGGGGCGGCATTGTCTTAATTCTCTTGCGAGATCTAGAACGTCCAATGCTGAATGAATTGTCAGAATTAGATGGCGATCGCGAGGCTTTAGGGGTTGTAGCTTTGTTTTGGATGGTGGTGACTTTATTACCGCTTACTTCTGGTGTAGCGGAAAGGCTTGGCATCGGTAGTGGCGGTGGTCTAATTCCTTAAAAAATAAGCGCTCCCAAAGGGAGCGCTTATTTTTTGAATTATCGAACTCACGCTAAATAGGCATGAGTTAATAAAATACTCAAAAAAATTTATTTAGTTAATTCTATTTCATGATCACTTAAATGGGTCACAAATCTGGGTGTAAATCTGACTTCATAGGGATAGTTGGGGCTGATCGGACGACCATGCCACTCTGTATGTATACGCACAATTTCTCCTTCTAGTCCTGTAATATCAAAGGACTTACCTTTGTGTTCAGGATGGTGAAAGACACTGAGTTGTGTCTTTACACGAACGTGATCGCCAACCTTCATAAATTCTGATGTATCCCAATGTAAACGATATTTCTCTATTATCGCTTGTTGAGGTTGTCAATGCCAATTAATAAAATTCAATGCTTTGCATCATATTTTTACAACCATTTTTATAGCAGTGGGACTTACGCAAACCGAATGGGTAGTCATGCAACACAATTACATTGTTTGCTCGCAAAGCATGGTATTCAGCTATTCTGCAACTGGAAAAAGCACCTCTAACTTTGGTGCATGTCCCCAAAATGCCTCTAGGTCGTAATATTCACGTTCAGTTGCCATCATCGCATGGACAATTACATCACCATAGTCCAACAAAATCCATGTGCCATCCTGCTCACCTGCGATATTTCTAGGCTTACGTCCAAATTTTTCGGCGATCGCTTCTACGGTTGCAGTAGCGATCGCTCGTACCTGTGTCTTAGAAAATCCAGAGGAAATAACAAAATACTCTGCCAAACTAGAAACTTCACCAATCGCTAGCAAAACGATATTCTCTCCCTTACGGTCATCCGCAGCGATTGCCGCC includes:
- a CDS encoding site-2 protease family protein; this translates as MKSTPFIPLAVFILTLALIGWGYIRSRKFGKLGLLSWLQFVALMSPWLVYFGLFVSGVFINFTTLLFLLLGSTIAYVSIGNQLRKVATAERAEIEQKLKRDLEASRDRTNVPSDVVNNKSQNQPVNSPIAVAMSQGKTQLKLFKAMPPEDLKLIQGIFGIETYYLTETVPYQEGVIFKGNLRGEPDVVHDRLAGSLRDRLGDKYNLFLVEGQDRRPVVIVLPHRDIGIDNDTIPQRVLIAVLIFANAYTALSLGAQVAGIPNAQTAQDYLAGLPFALGIALILVVRELAMRFMANKYKVKLSMPFLLPSSQLGSFGAFSRIFSPLPNRLALFDIAIAPAVTSGLLSLIILITGLYLSAIGMGSVEIPSQIFQASVLAGTLAKLFLGDALHNNLISIHPLVILGWLGSAITALNLMPAGQLDGGRIVQSVYGRRVASWTTVLTLIFLVIATVINPLALYWGGIVLILLRDLERPMLNELSELDGDREALGVVALFWMVVTLLPLTSGVAERLGIGSGGGLIP
- a CDS encoding ferredoxin-thioredoxin reductase variable chain; this translates as MKVGDHVRVKTQLSVFHHPEHKGKSFDITGLEGEIVRIHTEWHGRPISPNYPYEVRFTPRFVTHLSDHEIELTK
- the rsfS gene encoding ribosome silencing factor, whose product is MTIATDIPTSSNLILSEREQEQSYQIAKAAAIAADDRKGENIVLLAIGEVSSLAEYFVISSGFSKTQVRAIATATVEAIAEKFGRKPRNIAGEQDGTWILLDYGDVIVHAMMATEREYYDLEAFWGHAPKLEVLFPVAE